In a genomic window of Alphaproteobacteria bacterium:
- the rpsO gene encoding 30S ribosomal protein S15 codes for MSSNAASATAMSKAELIKKYQTGKDDTGSPEVQVAVLTQRINELSEHMNRHPKDIHSRRGLLFMVAKRRKLLDYLKSKDEDRYKKLIDGLNIRR; via the coding sequence ATGTCGAGTAATGCTGCAAGTGCAACCGCCATGTCCAAGGCGGAACTCATCAAGAAATACCAAACCGGGAAGGACGATACCGGCTCCCCCGAAGTCCAGGTCGCCGTGCTGACCCAGCGCATCAACGAGCTGTCCGAACACATGAATCGCCACCCCAAGGACATACACAGCCGCCGCGGCCTGCTCTTCATGGTCGCCAAGCGCAGAAAGCTTCTGGATTACCTGAAATCCAAGGACGAAGACCGCTACAAAAAGCTGATCGACGGTCTGAACATCCGCCGCTGA
- the rbfA gene encoding 30S ribosome-binding factor RbfA, with protein MKHRTSEPSQRQLRVGEQIRHILSETLQRGHFQSEILIEEAGLVTITEVRPSPDLKHARAYVMTLGGKQVEAILEALNDEARVFQKDIGRQSNLKFTPKIRFVTDDSFDQAQRIEELLRGTPSEKKAGD; from the coding sequence ATGAAGCACCGCACCTCCGAGCCATCGCAGCGCCAACTCCGCGTAGGAGAGCAAATCCGCCACATCCTCAGCGAAACCCTCCAGCGCGGACATTTCCAAAGCGAAATCCTGATCGAGGAAGCCGGACTTGTGACCATCACCGAGGTCCGCCCGAGCCCGGACCTTAAACACGCACGGGCTTACGTAATGACCTTGGGCGGCAAACAGGTCGAAGCCATTCTTGAGGCGCTGAATGACGAAGCCCGGGTGTTTCAAAAGGATATAGGGCGTCAGTCAAATCTGAAATTCACCCCGAAAATCCGCTTCGTGACCGACGACTCCTTCGATCAGGCGCAAAGGATCGAGGAACTATTGCGCGGCACCCCTTCTGAAAAAAAAGCCGGAGACTGA
- a CDS encoding M48 family metallopeptidase: MKKEPVLVIINGNGILNAFATKFLRTHYVVLYSNIVDAMDDHPGAIKFYMGHELGHISRKHLLWMPYLTSVSFLPLIGAAYSRARERTCDNFGLYCCASKDDSVRGMAALVVGVKRWKTLNIDALVKQAQAMRGFWMSYHELISDYPWTVRRLLSLHGEETRKKIPRRNIFVWLFVLITPRLNLMSIMILYIAIIGGAEYAKFNKTLTGLPEAQIQNSSQGSKSYGEPEHFDQWLIEEP, from the coding sequence ATGAAAAAAGAGCCCGTCTTGGTCATTATTAACGGGAACGGGATACTGAATGCGTTTGCAACGAAATTTCTCCGTACCCATTATGTCGTGCTTTATTCCAATATCGTCGATGCCATGGATGACCATCCAGGGGCGATCAAGTTTTATATGGGGCATGAACTCGGACATATCAGCAGAAAGCATTTGTTATGGATGCCCTATCTGACCTCTGTCAGCTTTCTTCCCCTAATTGGTGCAGCGTATTCGCGGGCCCGCGAGCGAACCTGCGATAATTTTGGTTTGTATTGCTGTGCCTCTAAAGATGATTCCGTGCGCGGAATGGCCGCTCTCGTTGTCGGGGTAAAACGCTGGAAAACGCTTAACATCGATGCCCTCGTCAAGCAAGCACAGGCCATGAGAGGTTTCTGGATGTCTTACCATGAGCTTATTTCCGATTATCCATGGACGGTCCGCAGGCTATTATCTTTGCATGGCGAGGAGACGAGGAAAAAAATCCCCCGGCGCAATATTTTTGTCTGGTTGTTTGTTCTTATTACGCCGCGGCTTAATCTGATGTCGATTATGATTTTATATATCGCGATTATCGGGGGTGCTGAGTATGCAAAGTTTAATAAGACGTTAACAGGCCTCCCTGAAGCTCAGATCCAAAACAGCAGCCAAGGTTCTAAAAGCTACGGTGAGCCTGAACACTTTGATCAATGGTTAATTGAAGAGCCTTAG
- the infB gene encoding translation initiation factor IF-2 — MTEPTKKDNEGKEEKEGKTLSLSGKTLSLGKASAPPPRTSMTSGGRGAPSVAVEVRRKRKNPADEKSSSEKKEPLQLTDEERESRARALQQALSGEGKKKELPKRRVTTLEDVKAQAAEVKREESEKAPSKTAKTDKPDLVIEPGIGDDAKKAPDVKKYKKGMDEETEESFRDKLKKAQAKPNANKVVDDRRRGRLTVNQALNEDFERDRGPSLAAQRRAREKARLAAQPFQTPQQKTSKEIILPETITVQELAIRMAEPGGEVVKALMKLGVMATITQTIDADTAELIIGEFGHKTKRVTDADVEIGLGGQEDLDEHRQPRPPVVTIMGHVDHGKTSLLDALRSTDVVSGEAGGITQHIGAYQVQMSSGEKITFLDTPGHAAFTEMRARGANVTDIVVIVVAANDSIMPQTIEAISHAKAANVPIIIAINKVDLPDAKPQKVKQDLLQHEIIVEELSGEVQCVEVSAKKKMNLDKLEEAILIQAEILELKANANRDAEGFVIESKLEKGRGPVATVLVQKGTLKVGDIFVAGATIGKVRAMIDDKGQNITTAAPGQPVEVIGSESAPVAGDSFYVVKDESRAREIASYRQRKIKESQAALAVKSRTTMEDILQQKQAGDKTRLPVLIKADVHGSVEAIAGSLKKVVEENKDIEVQILHSGVGGITESDVILAKASKGVIIGFNVRANVQARNLAQREGVDIRYYNIIYNVVDDAKAILSGMLSPHIRENYLGQALIKQVFNITKVGKVAGCVVSIGNVKRGAKVRLLRDDVVIHEGMLKTLKRFQDEVKDVREGTECGMAFESYDDIKEGDVIECYELVEEERTLA, encoded by the coding sequence ATGACGGAACCGACTAAAAAAGACAACGAAGGCAAAGAGGAAAAGGAAGGAAAGACCCTGAGTCTTTCAGGAAAAACTCTGAGTCTTGGCAAGGCAAGCGCCCCCCCGCCACGGACAAGTATGACGTCCGGTGGACGCGGTGCGCCCTCGGTGGCCGTGGAAGTGCGCCGCAAGCGCAAAAATCCTGCAGACGAAAAATCTTCGTCTGAAAAGAAAGAGCCTCTGCAACTCACCGATGAGGAAAGAGAATCCCGGGCAAGAGCATTACAGCAGGCGCTTTCCGGGGAAGGAAAAAAGAAAGAGCTGCCCAAGCGGCGCGTGACAACCCTTGAGGATGTCAAGGCACAGGCAGCCGAAGTAAAAAGAGAAGAATCCGAAAAGGCGCCCTCAAAAACTGCGAAAACAGATAAACCGGACCTCGTTATTGAACCGGGCATCGGCGACGATGCCAAAAAAGCCCCCGACGTCAAAAAATACAAAAAGGGGATGGATGAGGAGACCGAGGAAAGCTTCCGTGACAAGCTCAAGAAGGCCCAGGCCAAGCCCAACGCCAACAAGGTCGTGGATGATCGCCGCCGGGGCAGGCTGACCGTAAATCAGGCGCTGAACGAGGATTTCGAGCGCGACCGCGGCCCCAGCCTCGCCGCCCAAAGACGTGCACGGGAAAAGGCCCGCCTCGCCGCTCAACCTTTTCAGACACCTCAGCAAAAAACCTCCAAGGAGATCATTCTTCCTGAAACGATTACCGTTCAGGAACTGGCGATCCGCATGGCTGAACCCGGTGGAGAAGTGGTCAAAGCGCTCATGAAACTCGGCGTAATGGCGACAATCACACAGACCATAGACGCAGATACGGCGGAGCTGATTATCGGAGAATTCGGCCACAAAACAAAACGCGTGACCGACGCCGACGTTGAAATCGGACTGGGTGGACAGGAAGACCTTGATGAGCACAGGCAGCCCCGGCCTCCGGTCGTCACGATCATGGGCCACGTCGATCACGGCAAAACCTCACTTCTCGATGCCCTGCGCTCGACCGATGTAGTTTCGGGAGAAGCCGGAGGGATTACCCAGCATATCGGCGCCTATCAGGTGCAAATGTCATCCGGCGAAAAAATTACTTTTCTGGATACCCCCGGCCATGCGGCCTTCACCGAGATGCGCGCCCGCGGCGCAAACGTCACAGATATCGTTGTAATCGTGGTCGCCGCGAACGACAGCATCATGCCCCAGACGATTGAGGCGATCAGTCACGCCAAGGCCGCGAATGTTCCGATTATCATTGCGATCAACAAAGTCGATCTGCCGGACGCAAAACCTCAGAAGGTCAAGCAGGATCTCCTCCAGCACGAGATTATCGTCGAGGAACTGTCCGGCGAGGTGCAGTGTGTTGAAGTCTCGGCCAAGAAAAAAATGAATCTGGATAAGCTTGAGGAGGCCATACTGATCCAGGCTGAAATCCTTGAATTGAAGGCCAACGCAAACCGTGATGCCGAGGGGTTCGTGATCGAATCGAAACTTGAAAAGGGCCGTGGTCCGGTTGCAACGGTTCTGGTCCAGAAGGGCACACTCAAGGTCGGGGACATTTTCGTGGCCGGAGCGACGATAGGAAAAGTCCGCGCCATGATCGACGACAAGGGACAGAATATTACGACAGCGGCCCCCGGTCAGCCCGTAGAAGTCATCGGCTCCGAATCCGCGCCCGTGGCGGGCGACTCCTTCTATGTCGTCAAGGACGAATCCCGCGCCCGCGAAATCGCAAGCTACCGCCAGAGAAAGATCAAGGAATCCCAGGCCGCCCTGGCCGTCAAGAGCCGGACGACCATGGAGGATATCCTCCAGCAGAAACAGGCCGGAGACAAGACCCGCCTGCCCGTCCTGATCAAGGCCGACGTCCACGGCTCGGTCGAGGCTATCGCCGGATCCCTCAAGAAAGTTGTCGAGGAGAACAAGGATATCGAAGTCCAGATCCTGCACTCCGGCGTCGGCGGTATCACAGAGTCCGATGTCATTCTGGCCAAGGCCTCCAAGGGCGTCATCATCGGCTTTAACGTCCGCGCCAACGTCCAAGCCCGCAATCTGGCCCAGCGCGAGGGCGTTGATATCCGCTACTACAACATTATTTACAATGTCGTCGATGACGCAAAGGCGATCCTGTCGGGAATGCTCTCGCCGCACATCCGCGAAAACTACCTCGGTCAGGCGCTCATCAAGCAGGTCTTCAACATCACGAAAGTTGGGAAGGTCGCCGGCTGTGTGGTCAGCATCGGCAACGTCAAGCGCGGCGCCAAGGTCCGCCTGCTGCGCGACGACGTGGTGATCCATGAGGGAATGCTCAAAACCCTCAAACGCTTCCAGGACGAAGTCAAGGATGTCAGAGAGGGCACCGAATGCGGCATGGCCTTCGAAAGCTACGACGACATCAAGGAAGGCGATGTCATCGAATGCTATGAGTTGGTTGAGGAAGAGCGCACCCTGGCGTAA
- the pnp gene encoding polyribonucleotide nucleotidyltransferase has translation MFNVYRKEIDFAGKTLTLESGKFARQADGSVLASMGDTVVLCCVTASKTVKEGQDFFPLSVHYQEKTFAAGKIPGGFFKREARPSEKETLTSRLIDRPIRPLFPKNFLNEVQVVATVISHDLENDPDMVAMIGCSAALTISGIPFFGPIGGARVCYTNGQYVVNPTMQEVKDSNLDLVVAGTQEGVLMVESEANELPEDIMLGAVMEGWRAFQPVINGIIGFAEMCAKDPWDVPETPAPIQKLESSLKSKYAKDVAKAYGILNKLERRNAVDAVRQAAIEAFTDEANGIDANVITAKFKSLEADVVRGQILKTGSRIDGRDTKTVRPIVAEVGILPRTHGSALFTRGETQALVVATLGTGQDEQIIDALEGEYKERFMLHYNFPPYSVGECGRMGAPGRREIGHGKLAWRAIHPLLPDPEAFPYTMRVVSEITESNGSSSMATVCGTSLALMDAGAPLKQPIAGIAMGLIKEDSEFAVLSDILGDEDHLGDMDFKVAGTKNGITALQMDIKITSITEEIMKIALAQAKDGRIHILAEMNKALEQSRGELSQYAPQIVQIKIPTDKIREVIGTGGKVIREIIELTGTKIDIEDDGSIKVAAANGEAIEKAIKLIRNITDEPEIGKIYDGKVVKTVDFGAFVNFMGAKDGLVHISELADRRVEQTTDVVKEGDQVKVLLIGVDDRGKVKLSMKRVNQETGEEIPYEDKPKKRREANG, from the coding sequence ATGTTTAATGTCTACAGAAAAGAAATCGATTTCGCCGGAAAAACCCTGACACTGGAATCCGGAAAATTTGCGCGGCAGGCCGATGGCTCTGTCCTCGCCAGCATGGGCGACACCGTCGTCCTGTGCTGCGTCACCGCCAGCAAGACCGTCAAGGAAGGGCAGGATTTCTTCCCCCTCTCCGTCCACTATCAGGAAAAAACCTTCGCCGCCGGAAAAATCCCGGGCGGCTTTTTTAAGCGCGAAGCCCGGCCGAGCGAAAAGGAAACTTTGACCTCACGCCTGATCGACCGCCCGATCCGCCCCCTCTTCCCGAAAAACTTCCTCAACGAAGTGCAGGTGGTGGCAACTGTAATCTCCCACGATCTTGAAAACGACCCCGATATGGTCGCCATGATCGGCTGCTCGGCGGCGCTCACGATCTCCGGCATCCCCTTCTTCGGTCCCATCGGCGGCGCCCGCGTCTGCTACACCAACGGCCAGTATGTCGTCAACCCGACCATGCAGGAAGTCAAGGACAGCAACCTTGATCTCGTCGTCGCCGGAACGCAGGAAGGCGTCCTGATGGTCGAATCCGAGGCCAATGAACTCCCCGAAGACATTATGCTCGGCGCCGTCATGGAAGGCTGGAGAGCGTTCCAGCCCGTCATCAACGGCATTATCGGCTTTGCCGAAATGTGCGCCAAAGACCCATGGGATGTCCCAGAAACTCCGGCTCCGATCCAGAAGCTGGAAAGTTCTCTGAAAAGCAAATACGCCAAGGATGTCGCGAAAGCTTACGGAATCCTGAACAAGCTCGAACGCCGCAATGCAGTCGACGCCGTGCGCCAGGCCGCCATCGAAGCCTTCACAGATGAGGCAAACGGAATCGACGCCAACGTCATCACGGCCAAATTCAAGTCTCTGGAAGCCGACGTCGTCCGCGGCCAGATCCTGAAAACCGGCAGCCGCATCGACGGACGCGACACCAAAACCGTCCGCCCGATCGTCGCCGAAGTCGGCATCCTCCCAAGAACGCACGGCTCCGCCCTCTTCACCCGTGGAGAGACGCAGGCATTGGTCGTGGCCACGCTGGGCACCGGACAGGATGAGCAGATCATCGACGCGCTCGAAGGCGAATACAAGGAACGCTTCATGCTGCATTACAACTTCCCGCCCTACTCGGTCGGCGAATGCGGCCGCATGGGCGCACCGGGTCGCCGCGAAATCGGCCACGGAAAACTGGCATGGAGAGCGATACACCCGCTCTTGCCCGATCCTGAAGCTTTCCCCTATACGATGCGCGTGGTCTCCGAGATCACCGAATCCAACGGCTCCTCCTCGATGGCCACAGTCTGCGGAACGTCTCTGGCGCTGATGGATGCCGGGGCGCCCCTGAAACAACCCATCGCCGGGATTGCTATGGGCCTCATTAAGGAAGACTCCGAATTCGCCGTTCTCTCCGACATTCTCGGCGATGAAGACCATCTCGGCGACATGGACTTCAAGGTCGCGGGAACCAAAAACGGCATCACCGCCCTGCAGATGGACATCAAGATCACCTCGATCACCGAGGAAATCATGAAAATCGCCCTCGCCCAGGCAAAAGATGGCCGGATTCACATCCTTGCGGAAATGAACAAGGCGCTGGAGCAATCCCGCGGCGAACTCAGCCAGTACGCCCCGCAGATCGTCCAGATCAAAATCCCCACCGACAAGATCCGCGAAGTGATCGGCACGGGGGGCAAGGTGATCCGCGAGATCATCGAGCTGACCGGAACCAAGATCGACATCGAGGATGACGGCTCGATTAAGGTCGCCGCCGCCAACGGCGAAGCCATCGAAAAGGCGATCAAACTGATCCGCAACATCACCGACGAACCAGAAATCGGCAAAATCTACGATGGCAAGGTCGTCAAGACCGTGGACTTCGGCGCGTTTGTTAATTTCATGGGCGCGAAGGACGGCCTCGTCCACATCTCCGAACTCGCCGACCGCCGCGTCGAGCAAACGACCGATGTCGTCAAGGAAGGCGATCAGGTCAAAGTTCTGCTCATCGGCGTGGATGACCGCGGTAAGGTCAAGCTCTCCATGAAGCGCGTGAATCAGGAAACCGGCGAGGAAATCCCCTACGAGGACAAACCCAAGAAAAGAAGAGAAGCCAACGGCTGA
- a CDS encoding 2,3-bisphosphoglycerate-dependent phosphoglycerate mutase — translation MKSTLVLLRHGQSDWNLQNRFTGFKDIDLTDEGRAEAAEAGRKIKAAGIRFDQVFTSTLKRANNTARLALENAGQPELIKTMIAHDDLRERDYGDLTGLDKDETRKKYGEEQVHIWRRSYDVRPPGGECLQDVVENRVRPYYEAKIKPLVLARRNILVVAHGNSLRAMLIILGAETPESINDAEFPTGVPLVFELESGIIKDRYFLSS, via the coding sequence ATGAAAAGCACCCTTGTCCTGCTCCGCCATGGGCAGAGCGATTGGAACCTTCAAAACCGATTTACGGGCTTCAAGGATATCGACCTGACCGATGAGGGACGGGCGGAAGCCGCCGAGGCGGGACGAAAGATCAAGGCGGCGGGCATCCGGTTCGATCAGGTTTTCACCAGCACTCTGAAACGGGCCAATAACACGGCACGGCTGGCGTTGGAGAATGCCGGACAGCCGGAACTGATCAAAACCATGATCGCGCATGACGATCTGCGTGAGCGCGATTACGGCGACCTGACCGGGCTGGACAAGGACGAGACCCGCAAGAAGTACGGCGAGGAGCAGGTTCATATCTGGCGACGGTCCTATGACGTGCGCCCGCCGGGGGGCGAGTGCCTTCAGGACGTGGTGGAGAACCGGGTGCGGCCCTATTATGAAGCGAAGATCAAGCCGCTGGTGCTGGCGCGCAGAAATATCCTGGTCGTGGCGCATGGAAACTCCCTGCGTGCCATGCTGATTATCCTTGGCGCCGAAACGCCGGAAAGCATCAACGATGCCGAGTTTCCGACAGGCGTGCCGCTGGTGTTCGAGCTGGAGAGCGGGATTATCAAGGATCGGTATTTCCTTTCATCGTAA
- a CDS encoding acyltransferase, with protein sequence MLQRTDKKYPEILPVLTSLRFWAAYAVAFHHCCMIIIENAAPDLAESVPIISKLYLGVDFFFILSGFVLTHVYLEKLKNGTLSIRNFYIRRIARIYPAYLLAFTIALTQLYGFYLAGVTPAPEPPLTMQSLFVYLMCFHAWWDFGLISINGPSWSISAEWFAYLLFPVLLVIMSRLSLRMNALLALLAISACWSAATFLLGKPLTRLDFDFGILRIVPEFIGGIWLYLLGKEYEVRAYRRWSFFAVSGLLLVLLGTLSPDFWIVLTFGVIILLGAEQARQNYDWPLSSDKAAYLGEISYSVYLLHIPMLEITLSLIKLLPLSDETEMALLFLALLLVLPVAMLSYALIETPARKYINKKFG encoded by the coding sequence ATGCTGCAAAGAACCGATAAAAAATACCCGGAAATCCTTCCGGTCCTGACTTCGCTACGCTTCTGGGCGGCCTATGCCGTAGCCTTCCACCATTGCTGCATGATTATCATCGAAAACGCCGCCCCGGATCTGGCGGAGAGCGTTCCCATCATTTCAAAACTCTACCTCGGCGTGGATTTCTTTTTTATCCTGAGCGGCTTTGTCCTCACTCATGTCTATCTGGAAAAACTAAAGAACGGCACGCTTTCGATAAGAAATTTTTACATCCGGCGGATCGCCAGAATATACCCTGCCTATCTTCTGGCCTTTACCATCGCGCTGACTCAGCTTTACGGTTTCTATCTTGCAGGAGTCACCCCTGCACCCGAACCCCCTCTGACTATGCAATCCTTATTCGTCTACCTTATGTGCTTTCATGCGTGGTGGGATTTTGGGTTGATTTCCATCAACGGCCCGTCCTGGTCGATCAGCGCCGAATGGTTCGCCTACCTTCTCTTCCCTGTCCTGCTCGTAATCATGAGCCGCCTGTCGTTGAGAATGAACGCCCTGTTGGCCCTTCTGGCTATCTCCGCCTGCTGGTCAGCGGCAACGTTTTTACTTGGTAAACCGCTAACCCGCCTGGATTTTGACTTCGGCATCCTGCGGATCGTCCCGGAATTCATTGGCGGGATATGGCTCTATCTACTGGGAAAAGAATACGAAGTACGCGCATACCGCCGCTGGTCATTTTTTGCCGTATCCGGTCTTCTGCTGGTTCTTCTGGGCACTCTTAGCCCCGATTTCTGGATCGTCCTGACCTTCGGGGTGATTATACTTTTAGGAGCCGAGCAAGCCCGCCAAAACTATGACTGGCCTCTGTCCTCGGATAAGGCAGCGTACCTGGGCGAAATATCCTATTCCGTCTACCTTCTCCACATCCCGATGCTAGAGATAACACTCTCTCTGATCAAGCTTCTGCCCCTCTCCGACGAAACGGAAATGGCTCTGCTCTTTCTGGCCTTGCTGCTGGTGCTTCCGGTAGCAATGCTCAGCTACGCGCTGATCGAAACCCCGGCGAGAAAATACATCAATAAAAAATTCGGATGA
- the truB gene encoding tRNA pseudouridine(55) synthase TruB: MARKKRGEPVSGWINLDKPAGLTSTQAIGRIRRVFNPQKIGHAGTLDPLATGILPIAMGEATKTIPFIQDALKTYSFTAAWGEQRDTDDAEGQIVATGTNRPTQDDILDVLQDFIGDILQTPPAYSAIKIDGQRAYDLARSGETPEMKPREVYIESLELIAARPDEADFRMVCGKGTYVRSLVRDMALELGTFGYVKSLRRDAVGPLTLENAISLDFLEKMDYGAALNEALLPLQAVLDDIPALPVKQEEAAKLRSGQVLLFISKPDFSRLTREGLGGQEDREALAVLNGAPVALVENRGPEIRPVRVFNL, from the coding sequence GTGGCCCGCAAGAAAAGAGGCGAGCCGGTCAGCGGATGGATCAACCTCGACAAACCCGCAGGATTGACCTCGACCCAGGCCATCGGCCGCATCCGCCGCGTGTTCAATCCGCAGAAAATCGGCCACGCCGGAACGCTTGATCCGTTGGCCACCGGAATTCTGCCTATCGCTATGGGCGAAGCCACCAAAACCATTCCCTTCATTCAGGACGCGTTAAAGACCTACAGCTTCACCGCCGCCTGGGGCGAACAGCGCGACACCGACGACGCCGAGGGGCAAATCGTTGCCACCGGCACAAACAGACCCACTCAGGACGACATCCTGGACGTTCTGCAGGACTTTATCGGCGACATCCTCCAGACACCCCCCGCCTACTCCGCCATAAAAATTGACGGCCAGCGCGCCTACGACCTCGCCCGCAGCGGCGAAACCCCGGAGATGAAACCACGGGAGGTCTATATCGAAAGCCTCGAACTCATCGCCGCCCGCCCGGATGAGGCCGATTTCCGCATGGTCTGCGGCAAGGGCACCTACGTCCGCTCCCTCGTCCGCGATATGGCCCTTGAACTGGGCACCTTCGGCTATGTGAAATCCCTGCGGCGGGACGCCGTCGGCCCCCTCACGCTGGAGAACGCAATTTCTCTGGACTTTCTGGAAAAGATGGACTACGGTGCGGCCCTTAACGAGGCTTTGCTGCCCCTTCAGGCGGTGCTGGACGACATCCCGGCCCTGCCCGTAAAACAGGAGGAAGCGGCAAAACTGAGAAGCGGGCAGGTTCTGCTCTTCATCTCGAAACCCGATTTTTCGCGGCTGACGCGAGAGGGGCTGGGCGGACAGGAAGACAGGGAGGCTCTCGCGGTTCTCAACGGCGCCCCCGTGGCGCTTGTAGAAAACCGCGGACCGGAAATCCGTCCCGTACGTGTATTCAACCTTTAG
- a CDS encoding acyltransferase — translation MLTRTEKKFPKDIEGLTSLRFYAVFYVILFHYHFLFSPAVDLILSKGYLAVDFFFILSGFILAHCYLGALESKTFAYRHFLIKRIARIYPIHLFTLALMLVIFGINAVLNGPPAENPPTISDFIQNLFLVQSWSLAADLSYNRYSWTISAEFFAYLLFPFLMSVFMRLRRPELSLLLSFTLYGALWLVSEPLWGQPLSKMSVFGLPRILPEFMIGIGLYLFSLRYSLKWCGQVFMGGCVVALFCGLLLEIGDWIAVPLFAFMIYATAELSRTGQKNFLFENSSVYLGEISYSLYMIQYPFMFIVFDTILERGLGLEENSKIWGYFWAAAPLIMVLLAMAMHKYIESPCRHWLVRCISPSGTEQKATGDAAKNR, via the coding sequence GTGCTGACTCGGACGGAGAAAAAATTTCCGAAGGATATAGAAGGGCTGACGTCCCTGAGATTCTACGCGGTCTTTTATGTTATCCTGTTCCATTATCATTTTCTCTTCAGCCCCGCCGTCGATCTGATCTTATCCAAGGGCTACCTCGCCGTAGACTTTTTCTTCATCCTTAGTGGTTTCATCCTCGCGCACTGTTATCTCGGCGCTTTAGAGAGCAAAACATTCGCCTACAGGCATTTCTTGATTAAACGGATCGCCCGTATCTACCCGATCCATCTCTTTACGCTCGCCCTGATGCTGGTGATCTTTGGCATCAACGCCGTGTTAAACGGTCCGCCCGCTGAAAATCCGCCAACGATCAGCGATTTCATTCAGAACCTCTTTCTTGTGCAGTCCTGGAGTCTGGCCGCGGACCTCTCCTACAATCGCTATTCCTGGACCATCAGCGCCGAATTTTTTGCCTATCTTTTATTCCCGTTTCTGATGTCCGTTTTCATGAGACTCCGAAGACCTGAACTTTCGCTCCTGCTTTCTTTTACGCTTTATGGCGCACTATGGCTGGTGAGCGAACCGCTCTGGGGCCAGCCGTTGAGCAAAATGTCCGTCTTCGGCCTGCCCAGAATACTCCCCGAATTTATGATCGGCATCGGCCTCTATCTATTCTCTCTAAGATATAGTTTGAAATGGTGCGGACAGGTCTTCATGGGCGGATGTGTCGTCGCGCTCTTTTGCGGACTGCTTCTTGAAATCGGGGACTGGATCGCCGTTCCCCTCTTCGCGTTCATGATATACGCGACCGCTGAGCTGTCGAGAACAGGGCAGAAAAATTTCCTCTTCGAAAATTCCTCGGTCTATCTCGGTGAAATCTCCTACAGCCTGTACATGATCCAGTATCCGTTCATGTTTATCGTCTTCGATACAATTCTCGAACGAGGCTTGGGACTTGAGGAAAACTCAAAAATCTGGGGCTATTTCTGGGCCGCCGCGCCCCTCATTATGGTGCTTTTGGCCATGGCTATGCACAAATATATCGAAAGCCCTTGCAGGCATTGGCTTGTAAGGTGCATATCCCCCTCCGGCACGGAGCAAAAGGCAACGGGTGATGCTGCAAAGAACCGATAA
- a CDS encoding glycerophosphoryl diester phosphodiesterase, whose amino-acid sequence MIKLPKIIGHRGVAAYAPENTLEGIHTAADMGVEWVELDVKLTKDQVPIIFHDDTLDRTTNGSGPVAEKTLEDLRELECGSWFADSFAGISIPTLEEALDVLLERNLGLNLEIKPCPGRERETAEAALDILSQIWDDHSRLLVSSFSLVSLETALEMAQDWPRGLLIGEEWPENWEELADFLQVSTINVNAKTITREEIDAVIDKGFPVLAYTVNDVEEARRLLRWGVDGVFSDAPDIIRDVLFSRH is encoded by the coding sequence ATGATCAAACTTCCTAAAATTATCGGCCATCGCGGGGTCGCCGCCTACGCGCCGGAAAACACGCTGGAGGGGATCCACACCGCCGCCGACATGGGCGTGGAATGGGTGGAACTGGACGTCAAACTGACAAAGGACCAAGTGCCCATAATTTTCCATGATGACACACTCGACCGCACAACCAACGGCTCCGGCCCGGTCGCGGAAAAAACGCTCGAAGATTTGCGCGAACTCGAATGCGGCAGCTGGTTCGCGGATTCCTTCGCCGGAATCAGTATCCCCACGCTGGAGGAGGCTTTGGATGTTCTTCTGGAAAGAAACCTCGGGCTGAATCTAGAAATCAAACCCTGCCCGGGCCGGGAGCGCGAAACCGCCGAAGCCGCGCTCGACATTCTCTCCCAAATCTGGGACGACCACAGCCGCCTGCTCGTCTCCTCCTTCTCGCTGGTCAGCCTCGAAACCGCACTTGAAATGGCGCAGGACTGGCCCCGCGGCCTGCTGATCGGTGAGGAGTGGCCTGAAAATTGGGAGGAACTGGCCGATTTCCTTCAGGTCTCCACCATCAACGTCAACGCGAAGACCATCACCCGCGAGGAAATCGACGCGGTCATCGACAAAGGTTTCCCCGTTCTCGCCTACACGGTGAATGACGTAGAGGAAGCCCGCCGCCTGCTGCGCTGGGGCGTCGATGGCGTCTTCTCCGATGCGCCGGACATCATCAGGGATGTCCTCTTTTCCAGACATTAG